Proteins from one Bacteroides mediterraneensis genomic window:
- a CDS encoding TolC family protein, translated as MKRYILSGILWLGFLTQLPAQHILSLTQADCRELALQRNEEVQKATNTLQQAELDQKIAFSSYLPKFDGMVSGSYMFPDVEMTGMELQIHGMYLAGISVTQPLYAGGKIRAGNKLAKIGRESAAESRRKTRMEVIAEADKAYWNYIAVQQKVRMLEAYRTQMDTLYQQVETAVKAGMGTDNELLRITAKRSEINYQLQKAQNGNELCRLALCHVLGEPLETQILPTDTLIQVTPPEQLDEGIDSRPEFKLLKQQIAAQEQQVKMARGNILPQIGLSAGYAYYGNIKLKGMTADPQGNYIPFTQKMDDGIGLVMASVSIPLFHWGEGLRKVKKAKLDLQNAQLDLQQNSRLLTIEVRQAIQNLTNGYNLVQTAALGSKQALESLRVMRNRYTHGLSTLTDLLEAQSQWQQAESNRIEALTQYKIYETEYKRCTGRLEE; from the coding sequence ATGAAACGATATATTTTAAGTGGGATACTGTGGCTCGGCTTTCTGACACAGCTCCCTGCACAACACATACTTTCACTCACGCAAGCCGATTGCCGGGAACTGGCCCTGCAACGCAACGAGGAGGTACAGAAAGCCACCAATACCTTACAGCAGGCCGAACTGGACCAGAAGATTGCCTTCAGTTCCTATCTGCCTAAATTCGACGGAATGGTATCGGGTTCCTATATGTTTCCAGATGTCGAAATGACTGGAATGGAACTCCAGATTCACGGCATGTACCTGGCTGGCATCAGTGTGACCCAGCCGTTATATGCCGGAGGGAAAATCCGGGCTGGAAACAAACTGGCCAAGATTGGTCGGGAGAGTGCCGCTGAAAGCAGAAGAAAGACACGCATGGAAGTCATTGCGGAAGCAGACAAGGCCTACTGGAACTACATTGCTGTCCAGCAAAAGGTACGCATGCTGGAAGCGTATCGCACACAGATGGATACTCTATACCAACAGGTAGAAACAGCTGTAAAAGCAGGCATGGGCACAGACAATGAACTGTTGCGCATCACCGCCAAACGAAGCGAAATCAACTATCAACTGCAAAAAGCCCAAAACGGGAACGAGCTGTGCCGGTTGGCCCTGTGCCATGTGTTGGGTGAACCGTTGGAAACACAGATTCTCCCCACAGACACCCTCATCCAAGTCACGCCTCCCGAACAATTGGACGAGGGAATTGACTCTCGCCCTGAGTTCAAATTGCTGAAACAGCAGATTGCCGCCCAGGAACAGCAAGTGAAAATGGCCAGAGGGAATATTCTGCCGCAAATAGGACTCTCTGCCGGATATGCCTACTACGGAAACATCAAGCTGAAAGGGATGACAGCCGACCCGCAAGGAAACTACATACCTTTTACGCAAAAAATGGATGACGGAATCGGACTGGTCATGGCTTCAGTAAGCATCCCGCTCTTCCATTGGGGAGAAGGACTGAGAAAGGTCAAGAAAGCCAAGCTGGACCTGCAAAATGCCCAACTGGACCTACAACAAAATTCACGTCTGCTCACCATCGAGGTACGACAGGCCATCCAGAACCTGACCAACGGATATAACCTGGTACAAACTGCCGCACTCGGTTCCAAGCAAGCCCTGGAAAGCCTGCGAGTGATGCGTAACCGCTACACCCACGGCCTCAGCACCCTGACCGACCTGCTGGAAGCACAGTCCCAATGGCAACAGGCTGAAAGCAACCGTATCGAAGCACTGACGCAATACAAAATTTATGAAACAGAATACAAGCGGTGCACGGGACGTTTGGAGGAATAG
- a CDS encoding efflux RND transporter permease subunit → MKIKLTEYFMKRPTLFWSLMTFILIAGVLAFLQMPKLEDPAVSVKQAMVIVPYPGATAHEVELKVAQTMEDELRALPNVKKIKSECQNGMATFTVEFQMTVLQKDLEQHFDLLRRKVNDSRSKLPQDCYDPIVIDDMMDVYGIFYAFTGEGYSYPELYKYAKLIRRELLGVKGVKRILITGNRDEVIQITLSKEKIARNGIIPTQIMMSLQNTGKTVNAGSYQNESDRLPLHVSSAVTDEKDIRNLLIRTPQGKTIRLGDIAQIERTYSKPQRNGFFVDGKPALAICLTMEENAIVPDVGKAVEKRLAEIMPQIPAGMEMEKIFFQPDKVDEAISSFMVNLVESVLIVILILIFTMGFRSGLIIGFGLILTIAVSFPILLMCGTTLQRISLGAFIVAMGMLVDNAIVIMDGILIDKARGLAPKTYLYRIGQHTAMPLLGATLIAVSTFLAVYLSPDSAGEYAGDLFLVLCVSLLASWILALIQVPVCAKSWLPVREKTTQQPQIYHSPIHRFIRRTISLLVEYKKTTLATSFILLALCIFGMTKVKNLFFPDFDYKQFIVEYFLPSQTDPDRVRKDLLEISALLKKNPAIERVAASMGSAPAHYCLVRPMTSGGDCYGELMVDCKDYETVVAQIPAIRKLLRERYPDAYIRIRKYNFSIASSHTVEVEFSGPDPAILRKLSQQAEDIMRRCPYVDPYSVGNNWKPEGKTLTADYVREDALRSGIERSDVGNALLAATDGLPVGVLNDQDQTVLIHLLVRNADGSRITNLNDIPVWSTLNLRMDDNELKGLLTGSTKMDELQDQLFRSVPLGNVARQIRLDWEDNYIYRLNGQRAIEAECDPNTDLYEATPAKVVASIQKEIEGIPLPDGYKMRWVGEGELQGEAIGNLMKYMPVTLFIILGILLLLFNSWKKVILILLCFPFVFCGITPALLLFRQPFTFMAIIGMMGLIGMMVKNAIVLVDEINRLQQEEHLHPYHAVVEATISRVRPVLMASLTTIVGMIPLVNDPMYGSMAITIMGGLTVGTLITLVLLPIFYTALFHIYKPYSMSNPSSKQL, encoded by the coding sequence ATGAAAATAAAACTTACCGAATACTTTATGAAGCGGCCTACCTTGTTCTGGTCGCTCATGACCTTCATTCTGATAGCCGGCGTGCTGGCTTTCTTGCAGATGCCCAAGCTGGAAGACCCGGCTGTCTCCGTCAAACAAGCTATGGTCATCGTACCTTATCCAGGAGCTACCGCTCATGAAGTAGAACTGAAAGTGGCACAAACCATGGAAGACGAACTCCGTGCCCTCCCCAACGTCAAGAAAATCAAATCGGAATGTCAGAACGGAATGGCTACGTTCACCGTAGAATTTCAGATGACCGTCCTTCAAAAAGACTTGGAACAGCACTTCGACCTCCTTCGGCGAAAAGTGAACGACAGCCGTTCCAAATTGCCACAAGACTGCTATGACCCGATTGTCATAGACGACATGATGGATGTGTACGGCATCTTCTATGCTTTTACAGGTGAAGGCTATTCTTATCCGGAACTCTACAAATACGCCAAACTGATACGCCGGGAACTGCTGGGAGTAAAGGGTGTGAAACGTATCCTTATCACGGGCAACCGGGATGAAGTCATTCAAATCACGTTATCGAAAGAGAAGATTGCCCGTAATGGCATTATCCCAACCCAAATCATGATGAGCCTGCAGAATACCGGGAAAACGGTGAACGCAGGCAGTTACCAAAATGAAAGCGACCGGCTGCCATTGCATGTGAGCAGTGCCGTTACCGATGAGAAAGATATCCGTAACCTGCTCATCCGCACCCCGCAGGGGAAAACCATCCGACTGGGAGATATTGCACAAATAGAACGTACTTACAGCAAACCGCAACGAAACGGCTTCTTCGTAGACGGGAAACCGGCCCTGGCCATCTGCCTGACCATGGAAGAAAATGCCATTGTCCCCGATGTGGGAAAAGCTGTTGAAAAACGGCTGGCAGAAATCATGCCACAGATTCCCGCGGGAATGGAAATGGAAAAAATATTCTTCCAGCCCGACAAGGTGGATGAAGCCATCAGCTCCTTTATGGTCAACCTGGTAGAGTCGGTCCTGATTGTCATCCTGATTCTTATCTTCACCATGGGATTCCGCAGCGGCCTCATCATCGGCTTCGGACTGATTCTGACCATCGCTGTCTCCTTCCCCATCCTGTTAATGTGTGGCACTACGCTTCAGCGTATCTCCCTTGGGGCTTTTATCGTGGCCATGGGGATGCTGGTAGACAATGCCATCGTCATCATGGACGGCATCTTGATTGACAAAGCACGCGGGCTAGCCCCAAAGACTTATTTGTACCGCATCGGACAACACACCGCCATGCCTCTGCTGGGAGCTACCCTGATTGCCGTATCGACTTTCCTTGCCGTATATCTTTCTCCCGATTCAGCCGGAGAATATGCCGGCGACCTATTCCTGGTGCTCTGTGTCAGCTTGCTGGCCAGCTGGATACTGGCATTGATCCAAGTACCTGTCTGTGCCAAATCGTGGCTGCCTGTTCGTGAAAAGACAACCCAGCAACCACAGATATACCATTCACCCATCCACCGGTTTATCCGTCGTACCATCAGCTTGCTGGTAGAATACAAAAAGACGACACTGGCTACCTCCTTCATCCTCTTGGCTCTCTGTATATTCGGCATGACGAAGGTAAAAAATCTGTTTTTCCCGGATTTTGACTACAAGCAATTCATTGTAGAATATTTTCTTCCTTCGCAAACCGACCCCGACCGTGTACGAAAAGACCTTTTGGAAATATCGGCCCTGCTTAAGAAAAATCCTGCCATTGAGCGGGTAGCTGCCAGCATGGGAAGTGCACCTGCCCATTACTGCCTGGTGCGTCCCATGACATCAGGAGGCGACTGTTACGGTGAACTGATGGTCGACTGTAAAGATTATGAGACCGTGGTTGCACAAATTCCTGCAATTAGGAAACTTCTGCGCGAACGTTATCCCGACGCGTACATCCGCATCCGGAAATACAATTTTTCCATTGCCTCCTCTCATACAGTGGAAGTCGAGTTTTCAGGTCCGGACCCTGCCATCCTACGGAAACTGAGCCAACAGGCAGAAGATATTATGCGCCGCTGCCCGTACGTAGACCCTTATTCCGTGGGTAACAACTGGAAACCCGAAGGCAAGACCCTGACAGCCGATTATGTACGCGAAGATGCATTAAGGTCGGGTATTGAGCGAAGTGATGTAGGAAATGCCTTGCTGGCCGCTACCGACGGATTACCCGTAGGCGTATTGAACGACCAAGACCAGACCGTACTCATCCATCTGCTGGTACGAAATGCCGACGGAAGCCGGATTACCAACCTGAATGATATTCCCGTATGGAGTACGTTGAACCTACGCATGGACGACAACGAACTGAAAGGTCTGCTGACCGGTTCCACCAAAATGGACGAACTGCAAGACCAGTTGTTCCGTAGTGTACCCCTCGGCAACGTAGCCCGTCAGATTCGGCTGGACTGGGAGGACAACTACATCTATCGTCTCAATGGACAAAGAGCCATCGAAGCGGAATGTGACCCCAATACCGACTTATACGAAGCCACTCCGGCAAAAGTCGTCGCCTCCATTCAGAAAGAAATCGAAGGCATCCCTCTGCCGGACGGTTACAAAATGCGATGGGTAGGCGAAGGTGAATTGCAGGGAGAAGCCATCGGCAATCTGATGAAATACATGCCTGTGACCCTCTTCATCATTCTGGGTATTCTGTTATTACTTTTCAACAGTTGGAAAAAAGTAATACTCATTCTGCTCTGCTTCCCGTTTGTTTTCTGTGGCATCACGCCTGCCCTGTTACTTTTCCGACAGCCCTTTACCTTTATGGCTATCATCGGAATGATGGGACTTATCGGTATGATGGTGAAAAACGCCATTGTACTGGTCGATGAAATCAACCGCTTGCAACAAGAAGAACATCTTCACCCTTATCATGCCGTGGTAGAAGCAACCATTTCACGCGTACGCCCCGTACTGATGGCCTCACTGACCACCATTGTGGGCATGATTCCGCTTGTAAACGACCCAATGTATGGTTCCATGGCCATCACGATTATGGGAGGACTGACCGTAGGTACCCTCATTACTCTCGTGCTGCTTCCTATTTTCTATACCGCTCTGTTCCATATATACAAACCCTATTCCATGTCTAACCCTTCATCCAAACAATTATGA
- a CDS encoding efflux RND transporter periplasmic adaptor subunit — protein MKQLLLLPFLLWLASGCTEKPTQTFIRSVMLTTPIPSGAESIKNFSGVVQESHNIGLGFKTAGQIEKIYVKEGDYVKKGQLIAQLDHTDYQLGVQALEIQCKQLEDEVKRTEALYRSKSISINDYEKAQAGLQQLKVQLQVNRNKLAYTRLYAPTDGYIQSVNFAPSEMVDAGTPVINLLDMHSMEVETELPAEVYQLRSRFQRITCELPSAKEGDIPMKISSIAPKADGNQLYQLKLTFQKKTDSRLSAGMNVNVRIYIAATDSLRASFTLPLHALIQSQEETYVWVMNTDSTVSKRKVNCNGIDEKGRAVITTGLKGDEQIIKAGVNALQENEKVRVIHTDSKTNVGGLI, from the coding sequence ATGAAACAATTATTATTACTTCCCTTCCTTCTCTGGTTGGCCAGTGGATGCACAGAAAAGCCCACGCAAACCTTTATCCGCAGTGTGATGTTGACCACTCCTATCCCGTCTGGAGCAGAGAGCATCAAAAACTTCTCTGGAGTGGTACAAGAGAGCCATAACATCGGACTGGGATTTAAAACCGCAGGACAAATTGAAAAAATATACGTAAAAGAAGGAGATTATGTAAAGAAGGGGCAGTTAATTGCCCAGCTGGACCACACAGACTACCAACTAGGTGTACAGGCTTTGGAAATACAATGCAAGCAACTGGAAGATGAAGTCAAACGGACAGAAGCCTTATATCGCAGCAAAAGTATTTCCATCAACGATTATGAAAAAGCACAGGCCGGACTACAGCAGTTGAAAGTACAATTACAAGTCAACCGTAACAAGCTGGCATATACACGCTTGTATGCTCCTACCGACGGATACATACAAAGCGTCAATTTTGCTCCATCGGAAATGGTAGACGCAGGTACTCCTGTCATCAACCTGCTCGACATGCATTCCATGGAAGTGGAAACCGAACTGCCGGCTGAGGTATATCAGCTTCGCTCCCGCTTCCAGCGTATCACCTGCGAACTTCCTTCCGCAAAAGAAGGAGATATTCCCATGAAAATATCGAGCATCGCCCCCAAAGCAGATGGGAATCAGTTATACCAGCTGAAACTGACCTTTCAGAAGAAGACCGACTCACGGCTCAGTGCAGGCATGAATGTCAATGTACGCATCTACATTGCAGCTACCGACAGTCTTCGTGCTTCTTTTACACTTCCCTTGCATGCCCTCATTCAATCACAGGAAGAGACCTATGTCTGGGTAATGAATACCGACTCTACCGTCAGCAAACGGAAAGTGAACTGCAACGGAATAGATGAAAAAGGCCGTGCCGTCATTACAACCGGACTGAAAGGCGATGAACAAATCATAAAGGCAGGGGTAAATGCCCTGCAGGAAAACGAAAAAGTCCGTGTCATCCATACGGATAGTAAAACCAACGTAGGAGGACTTATCTGA
- a CDS encoding helix-turn-helix domain-containing protein: MKTEDSPFKELHLLMLPDVGRTLIYGNELVLLDNIGMDVEKELVSDFVSPSYPFKLTFTLVMFCLRGTMRVRLQLKEYVLSENDVLVVLPGTIGECLEVSAAAEVAIIGLSGHRLWKGQQSSLSMAFLRLLTATSLIHISSTQMEECMILYHSMRKKLEQPGYKFKLEAIAGYLQVFFYNGCQWLLEYDRQQVRKVESRQEKLFEAFLELVQTHYREHRNMCFYAEKLCLTPKYLSQVIWEVSDRHAPDWIRDYVILEAKALLKSGEYTVQQVGDFLNFANASFFGKYFKAAVGCTPRQYMLK, from the coding sequence ATGAAGACAGAAGATTCTCCTTTTAAAGAGCTGCATTTGTTGATGCTTCCTGATGTAGGGCGTACACTGATTTATGGAAATGAACTGGTTTTGCTGGATAACATCGGAATGGATGTGGAGAAGGAACTGGTTTCTGATTTTGTGTCTCCTTCCTACCCTTTCAAGCTGACTTTTACCTTGGTGATGTTCTGTTTGCGTGGTACCATGCGAGTAAGGCTACAGTTGAAAGAATATGTATTGTCGGAGAATGATGTACTGGTGGTGCTTCCAGGTACGATTGGAGAATGTCTGGAAGTGAGTGCAGCGGCTGAGGTGGCAATTATTGGTTTATCCGGTCATCGTTTGTGGAAAGGGCAACAATCGTCCTTAAGTATGGCTTTCCTGCGTTTGCTTACTGCTACTTCCCTGATACACATCTCGTCGACTCAAATGGAAGAGTGTATGATACTCTATCATTCGATGCGGAAAAAGCTGGAGCAGCCCGGTTATAAATTTAAGCTGGAAGCCATAGCAGGCTATTTGCAAGTATTCTTTTACAATGGATGTCAATGGTTGTTGGAGTATGACCGGCAGCAGGTGCGTAAAGTGGAAAGCAGGCAGGAAAAGTTGTTTGAGGCCTTTCTGGAGTTGGTTCAAACACATTATAGAGAACATCGGAATATGTGTTTCTATGCCGAAAAACTTTGTCTGACGCCCAAATATCTTTCGCAGGTCATTTGGGAGGTAAGCGACCGCCATGCTCCGGATTGGATTCGCGATTATGTGATTTTGGAAGCAAAGGCTTTGTTGAAGAGTGGAGAATACACCGTCCAGCAGGTAGGTGATTTCCTGAATTTTGCAAATGCCTCTTTCTTTGGCAAATATTTTAAGGCTGCGGTAGGATGTACTCCCCGGCAATATATGTTGAAATAG
- the metK gene encoding methionine adenosyltransferase → MGYLFTSESVSEGHPDKVADQISDAVLDKLLAYDPSSKVACETLVTTGQVVLAGEVKTKAYIDLQRVAREVINKIGYTKSEYMFEGNSCGVFSAIHEQSPDINRGVEREDPMNQGAGDQGMMFGYATNETENYMPLSLDLAHKLLMVLAEIRREGKVMTYLRPDSKSQVTIEYDDDRRPVRIDTIVVSTQHDEFIQPENDSKEAQLKADEEMLAQIRKDVIEILMPRVIAEIHNPKVLALFNDQIKYHVNPTGKFVIGGPHGDTGLTGRKIIVDTYGGAGAHGGGAFSGKDPSKVDRSAAYAARHIAKNLVAAGVADEVLVQVSYAIGVARPINIYVNTYGRSKVNMTDGEIAKKVDEIFDMRPRAIEERLKLRNPIYSETAAYGHMGREPKIVTKHFESAYEGNKDVEVELFTWEKLDYVDKVKEAFGLK, encoded by the coding sequence ATGGGATACTTATTCACATCCGAATCGGTGTCTGAAGGACACCCCGACAAAGTGGCCGATCAAATTTCGGACGCTGTGCTTGACAAACTGTTGGCTTACGACCCCAGTTCAAAAGTAGCTTGCGAAACGCTGGTAACTACCGGACAGGTGGTGTTGGCAGGAGAAGTGAAAACCAAAGCGTATATCGATTTGCAACGCGTGGCACGCGAAGTGATTAACAAGATAGGCTATACCAAGAGCGAATACATGTTCGAAGGCAACTCTTGCGGTGTATTCTCTGCCATCCACGAACAGAGCCCTGACATCAACCGTGGCGTGGAACGCGAAGACCCAATGAACCAGGGAGCCGGCGACCAGGGTATGATGTTCGGTTATGCAACCAACGAAACAGAGAACTACATGCCGCTATCACTCGATCTGGCGCACAAACTGCTGATGGTGCTGGCTGAAATCCGCCGCGAAGGAAAAGTCATGACTTACCTCCGACCGGACTCAAAGAGCCAAGTAACGATTGAATACGATGATGACCGCCGTCCGGTACGTATCGATACCATCGTAGTGTCTACCCAGCACGATGAGTTCATCCAGCCGGAAAACGATTCCAAGGAAGCGCAACTGAAAGCCGACGAGGAAATGCTGGCTCAAATCCGCAAGGATGTCATCGAAATCCTGATGCCGCGTGTCATCGCTGAAATCCACAATCCGAAGGTGCTGGCCTTGTTCAACGACCAAATCAAATACCATGTGAACCCGACCGGCAAGTTCGTCATCGGTGGTCCGCACGGAGATACCGGCCTGACAGGCCGTAAGATTATCGTGGATACCTACGGAGGTGCCGGTGCGCACGGAGGCGGTGCTTTCTCTGGAAAAGACCCGAGCAAGGTAGACCGCAGTGCGGCGTACGCTGCCCGTCACATCGCCAAGAACCTGGTGGCAGCCGGAGTAGCCGACGAAGTGCTGGTACAGGTGTCTTACGCCATCGGTGTGGCACGCCCTATCAACATCTACGTCAATACGTACGGACGCAGCAAGGTCAACATGACCGACGGAGAGATTGCCAAGAAGGTGGATGAAATCTTCGACATGCGTCCCCGCGCCATCGAAGAGCGCCTGAAACTGCGTAACCCGATTTACAGCGAGACAGCCGCTTACGGACACATGGGCCGTGAACCGAAAATCGTGACCAAACATTTCGAATCGGCTTACGAAGGCAATAAAGACGTGGAAGTGGAACTCTTTACATGGGAGAAACTGGACTACGTGGATAAAGTGAAAGAAGCTTTCGGACTGAAATAA
- the folK gene encoding 2-amino-4-hydroxy-6-hydroxymethyldihydropteridine diphosphokinase, which yields MAKVYLGLGTNLGDKEVNLRTAIYKLQERIGKQVSLSSFYETAPWGFESAHSFLNAAICLETRLTPLEVLHATQEIEKELGRTEKSANGIYSDRPMDIDILLYDNLVLHTPELTIPHPLMTERDFVMKPLVEIAGNVMHPVQKKTLSSLLQSLIQA from the coding sequence ATGGCAAAAGTTTATCTGGGACTCGGCACGAATCTGGGCGATAAAGAAGTAAATTTACGTACCGCCATCTATAAACTGCAAGAAAGGATAGGGAAACAAGTTTCCCTATCCTCTTTTTATGAAACCGCTCCCTGGGGGTTTGAATCCGCCCACAGTTTCCTCAATGCGGCGATTTGCCTGGAAACCCGGCTCACTCCTTTGGAAGTGCTGCACGCCACCCAAGAAATCGAGAAGGAGCTTGGAAGAACGGAAAAATCGGCCAACGGTATCTATAGCGACCGTCCGATGGATATTGATATCCTTTTATACGATAATCTCGTCCTCCACACGCCCGAACTTACCATCCCCCATCCCCTGATGACAGAAAGAGACTTCGTGATGAAACCGTTGGTAGAGATTGCGGGGAATGTGATGCATCCTGTACAAAAAAAGACCTTATCTTCTCTTTTACAAAGCCTGATACAGGCTTAA
- the queA gene encoding tRNA preQ1(34) S-adenosylmethionine ribosyltransferase-isomerase QueA produces the protein MKLSQFKFKLPEDKIALYPAKYRDESRLMVVHKSTGEIEHVIFKDILNYFDDKDVFIFNDTKVFPARLYGNKEKTGARIEVFLLRELNEELRLWDVLVDPARKIRIGNKLYFGDDDSMVAEVIDNTTSRGRTLRFLYDGPHDEFKKALYALGEPPLPPFIHRPAEPEDEERFQTIYAKNEGAVTVPAAGLHFSRELMKRMEIKGIDFAFITMHAGLGNFRDIDVEDLTKHKMDSEQMFVNAEACRIVNEAKDRGNKVCAIGTTVMRTIETAVGTDGHLKEYEGWTNKFIFPPYDFSVANAMVSNFHMPLSTMLMLVCAYGGYELIMEAYNVALKEGYRFGTYGDAMLILDK, from the coding sequence ATGAAACTGTCACAATTCAAATTCAAGTTGCCGGAAGACAAAATCGCACTTTACCCGGCCAAATACAGAGATGAATCCCGCCTGATGGTAGTTCACAAATCCACCGGAGAAATTGAGCATGTCATTTTCAAGGATATACTGAACTATTTCGACGACAAGGATGTGTTTATCTTTAATGATACCAAAGTCTTTCCCGCCCGTTTGTATGGAAACAAAGAGAAGACGGGAGCCCGCATCGAGGTATTCCTGCTCCGCGAACTGAATGAAGAACTGCGCCTTTGGGACGTGCTGGTAGACCCGGCCCGTAAAATCCGTATCGGCAACAAGCTGTATTTCGGTGACGATGATTCCATGGTGGCCGAGGTGATTGACAACACCACTTCACGCGGACGTACCCTCCGTTTCTTGTACGACGGTCCTCACGATGAATTCAAGAAAGCGCTTTATGCCTTGGGAGAACCCCCATTGCCTCCTTTCATCCATCGTCCGGCCGAACCGGAAGATGAAGAACGTTTCCAGACCATCTACGCCAAAAACGAAGGAGCCGTGACTGTACCGGCTGCCGGACTGCACTTCAGCCGGGAGCTGATGAAACGCATGGAAATCAAGGGAATCGACTTTGCGTTCATCACCATGCATGCCGGACTGGGTAACTTCCGCGACATCGACGTGGAGGACCTGACCAAGCATAAAATGGACTCGGAACAGATGTTTGTCAACGCAGAAGCCTGCCGTATCGTAAACGAGGCGAAAGACAGAGGCAACAAGGTATGCGCCATCGGAACCACCGTGATGCGCACAATTGAAACCGCTGTAGGCACAGACGGACACCTGAAAGAATACGAAGGATGGACCAACAAGTTCATCTTCCCGCCCTACGACTTCTCGGTGGCCAATGCCATGGTGAGCAACTTCCACATGCCGCTTTCTACCATGCTGATGCTGGTGTGCGCCTACGGAGGTTACGAACTGATTATGGAGGCCTACAATGTGGCTTTGAAAGAAGGCTACCGCTTCGGTACCTACGGTGACGCCATGCTGATTCTGGATAAATAA